In Ochotona princeps isolate mOchPri1 chromosome 21, mOchPri1.hap1, whole genome shotgun sequence, a single genomic region encodes these proteins:
- the LOC101536166 gene encoding LOW QUALITY PROTEIN: vomeronasal type-1 receptor 90-like (The sequence of the model RefSeq protein was modified relative to this genomic sequence to represent the inferred CDS: substituted 1 base at 1 genomic stop codon), translated as MSKNNIMCSLINVRNAFLVEVSIGIPANAILLLFHILMFLLKHRPKPTDLTIGHLALIHLVMLIIIGVIAMDVFESQEQWDDITCKAVIFSYQVLRGLSLCNTSLLSVLQAITLSPRSSWLAKFKQTSTHHSLHSFFFIWVFNLSMSARFLISIAATTNHTARNVLLVTKSCSLWPLSYLFRHMLSMLGLFRDVSLTGLMALSSAYMVTLLCRHKRQSQHLHSTSLSPRASPELRATRTILLLMGVFVLLYLTDCIVSAFSGMAWNDAVHLCVQMFVGNGYATIGPLVLISSEKRRVKFLQSLWXKEG; from the coding sequence ATGAGTAAGAACAATATAATGTGTAGTCTTATTAACGTAAGAAATGCCTTTTTGGTTGAAGTCAGCATTGGGATTCCAGCCAATGCCATCCTTCTGCTCTTCCACATCCTCATGTTCTTGCTAAAGCACAGACCCAAGCCCACCGACCTCACCATCGGGCACTTGGCCCTCATCCACCTGGTGATGCTGATCATCATCGGGGTCATAGCCATGGATGTGTTTGAGTCTCAGGAGCAATGGGACGACATCACGTGTAAGGCAGTCATCTTCTCCTACCAGGTGCTGCGGGGCCTCTCCCTGTGCAACACCTCCCTGCTCAGTGTCCTCCAGGCCATCACCCTTAGCCCCAGGAGCTCCTGGTTGGCCAAGTTCAAACAGACCTCCACACATCACAGCCTGCACAGCTTtttcttcatctgggtcttcaatTTGTCCATGAGTGCTCGATTCTTAATCTCCATTGCTGCCACAACAAATCACACAGCCAGGAATGTTTTGTTAGTCACTAAATCCTGTTCTCTCTGGCCCCTGAGTTACTTATTCAGGCACATGTTGTCCATGTTGGGGCTCTTCCGGGATGTCTCCCTCACAGGGCTCATGGCCCTCTCCAGTGCCTACATGGTGACCCTCCTGTGCAGGCACAAGAGGCAGTCCCAGCACcttcacagcaccagcctttctCCAAGAGCCTCCCCAGAGCTCAGGGCCACCCGCACCATCCTGCTGCTCATGGGTGTCTTTGTGCTCCTGTACTTGACGGACTGCATTGTGTCTGCCTTCTCAGGGATGGCATGGAATGACGCAGTTCATTTGTGTGTCCAGATGTTTGTGGGCAATGGCTATGCCACCATTGGGCCTTTGGTGCTAATCAGTAGTGAAAAACGAAGGGTTAAGTTTTTGCAATCCTTGTGGTAGAAGGAAGGCTAA
- the CHCHD4 gene encoding mitochondrial intermembrane space import and assembly protein 40 encodes MAYCRQEGKDRIIFVTKEDHETPSSAELVADDPDDPYEEHGLILPNGDINWNCPCLGGMASGPCGEQFKSAFSCFHYSKEELKGSDCVDQFRAMQECMQKYPDLYPQEDEEEEEERTPAEGVAEAAVSEAPATKEEKGPS; translated from the exons ATGGCGTACTGCCGCCAGGAAG GGAAGGATCGAATCATATTTGTGACCAAAGAAGATCATGAGACTCCAAGCAGTGCGGAGCTGGTGGCTGATGACCCCGACGACCCCTACGAGGAGCATG GGTTGATACTGCCCAATGGAGACATTAACTGGAACTGCCCTTGCCTTGGCGGCATGGCCAGTGGCCCCTGCGGGGAGCAGTTCAAGTCCGCCTTCTCCTGCTTCCACTATAGCAAGGAGGAGCTCAAGGGATCAGACTGTGTAGACCAGTTCCGGGCCATGCAGGAGTGTATGCAGAAATACCCGGATCTCTATCCCcaagaggatgaggaagaggaggaagagagaacgcCAGCAGAAGGAGTGGCCGAAGCAGCTGTGAGTGAGGCCCCTGCCACCAAAGAAGAGAAGGGACCCAGCTAA
- the TMEM43 gene encoding transmembrane protein 43 — MAANYSSTGPRKVHTKTTTAEQPGFLERLSETSGGMFVGLTTFLLSFYLIFTNEGRALKTATTLAEGLSLVVTPESIHTVAPDNEGRLVHIIGALRTSKLLSDPNYGVHLPAVKLRRHVEMYQWVESEESREYTEDGQVKKETRYSYNTEWRSEIVNSKNFDREIGHKNPSAMAVESFTATAPFVQIGRFFLSAGLIDKVDNFKPLSLAKLEDPHVDIIRRGDYFYHSENPKYPEVGDLRVYFSYAGLSSDDPDLGPAHVVTVIARQRGDQLVPYSTKSGDTLLLLHHGDFSAEEVFRREQKSNSLKTWGLRAAGWMAMFMGLNLMTRILYTLVDWFPVFRDLVNIGLKAFAFCLATSLTLLTVAAGWLFYRPLWALFLGSLALVPIIIARTRVPAKKLE, encoded by the exons ATGGCGGCGAAC TACTCCAGCACGGGTCCCAGGAAGGTGCACACCAAAACGACGACTGCCGAGCAGCCGGGCTTCCTGGAGCGGCTGAGCGAGACCTCCGGGGGCATGTTTGTGGGGCTCACCACCTTCCTGCTCTCCTTCTACCTGATTTTCACCAACGAG GGGCGCGCCCTGAAAACGGCGACCACGTTAGCAGAGGGGCTGTCACTGGTGGTCACCCCTGAGAGCATCCACACCGTGGCGCCGGACAACGAAGGGAGGCTGGTGCACATCATCGGGGCCCTGCGGACGTCCAAG CTGTTGTCTGACCCAAACTACGGGGTCCACCTTCCGGCCGTGAAGCTGCGGAGGCATGTGGAGATGTACCAGTGGGTGGAGAGTGAGGAGTCCAG GGAGTATACCGAGGACGGGCAGGTGAAGAAGGAGACGAGGTATTCCTACA ACACCGAGTGGAGGTCAGAAATTGTCAACAGCAAGAACTTTGACCGCGAGATTGGCCACAAGAACCCCAG cgcAATGGCGGTGGAGTCATTCACGGCAACTGCCCCCTTTGTCCAGATTGGCAGGTTTTTCCTCTCGGCAG GCCTCATCGACAAAGTGGACAACTTTAAGCCTCTGAGCCTGGCCAAGCTGGAGGACCCACATGTGGACATCATCCGCCGAGGAGACTACTTCTACCACAGCGAGAACCCCAAGTACCCAGAG gtgggagacctgcgtGTCTACTTCTCCTACGCAGGACTGAGCAGTGATGACCCTGACCTAGGCCCTGCCCATGTG GTCACTGTGATTGCGCGGCAGCGGGGTGACCAGCTGGTGCCCTACTCCACCAAGTCCGGGGacaccttgctgctgctgcaccacGGGGACTTCTCCGCAGAG GAGGTGTTTCGTAGAGAACAGAAGAGCAACTCCTTGAAGACATGGGGCCTGCGGGCCGCTGGATGGATGGCCATGTTCATGGGCCTCAACCTCATGACGCGGATCCTCTACACGCTGG TGGACTGGTTTCCTGTCTTCCGGGACCTGGTCAACATTGGTCTCAAAGCCTTCGCCTTCTGCTTGGCCACCTCGCTGACCCTGCTCACCGTGGCTGCTGGCTGGCTCTTCTACCGGCCACTGTGGGCCCTTTTCCTTGGCTCCCTGGCCCTGGTGCCCATCATCATAGCCCGGACCCGCGTGCCTGCCAAGAAGCTGGAGTGA